A stretch of the Dioscorea cayenensis subsp. rotundata cultivar TDr96_F1 chromosome 4, TDr96_F1_v2_PseudoChromosome.rev07_lg8_w22 25.fasta, whole genome shotgun sequence genome encodes the following:
- the LOC120259236 gene encoding protoheme IX farnesyltransferase, mitochondrial, with the protein MWRSAAGRRLSAQLLLPRVSNHSFINSSTSHPLPCFPPSYVDASVGRSYIGDLFSLRLLSSLDSSNPSSDQKLLGFVDAGPCAASPVEVSAAIGSLESISRRYRDVSEALRHYGRCYWELSKARLSMLVVATSGSGFVLGSGSTIDFAGLCCTCAGTMMVAASANSLNQVFEIQNDAKMNRTKRRPLPSGRISVQHAAIWAASVGIAGTALLALKTNYLAASLAASNLVLYAFVYTPLKQIHPINTWVGAVVGAIPPLLGWAAASGEVSLNSMILPAALYFWQIPHFMALAYLCRNDYIAGGFRMFSFGDPSGKRTALASFRNCLYLVPLGFLAYDWGMTSEWFTLESSLITLAMSVAALLFVRERTTKNARRMFHSSLLYLPVFMSGLILHRLPNDNKQDLSLPNSNIIAEEDRDISETEFQNKSYNPQDKQVMESSLPPVAYASIAPFPFLPAPLYASDQ; encoded by the exons ATGTGGAGAAGCGCCGCCGGGCGGAGGCTATCCGCCCAACTCCTCTTGCCTCGCGTCTCAAACCATAGCTTCATCAACTCCTCCACCTCTCACCCTCTTCCTTGCTTCCCTCCCTCCTATGTTGATGCCTCTGTTGGGAGATCCTATATCGGAGATCTCTTCTCCCTGCGCCTCTTATCCTCTTTGGATTCTTCGAATCCGAGTTCTGATCAGAAATTATTGGGATTTGTGGACGCTGGGCCTTGCGCAGCTTCTCCTGTGGAGGTTTCTGCGGCTATTGGATCTCTGGAGTCAATCTCTAGGAGGTATAGAGACGTCTCGGAGGCGCTCCGGCACTATGGGCGTTGTTATTGGGAGCTCTCAAAAGCTCGTCTCAG CATGCTTGTAGTTGCAACTTCTGGATCAGGCTTTGTTCTTGGGAGTGGCAGTACTATAGATTTTGCTGGACTTTGTTGTACGTGTGCTGGCACAATGATGGTTGCAGCATCTGCAAACTCTTTAAATCAG GTGTTTGAGATTCAAAATGATGCTAAAATGAATCGGACAAAGCGGAGACCACTCCCCTCTGGTCGCATTTCTGTTCAGCATGCTGCCATCTGGGCGGCAAGTGTTGGAATTGCTGGCACAGCTTTGTTGGCTTTGAAG ACAAATTACTTGGCAGCTAGTCTTGCAGCTAGTAATCTGGTTTTGTATGCATTTGTATATACTCCCTTGAAGCAAATACATCCTATCAATACATGGGTTGGAGCAGTTGTCGGTGCAATACCTCCACTTCTTGG ATGGGCAGCAGCTTCTGGGGAGGTTTCACTAAATTCAATGATTCTTCCTGCtgctttatatttttggcaGATACCCCATTTCATGGCTCTTGCATACCTATGTCGCAATGATTATATAGCTGGAGG TTTTCGGATGTTCTCTTTTGGTGATCCTTCTGGCAAGAGAACTGCTTTGGCATCTTTCCGGAATTGCCTTTATCTTGTTCCTCTTGGATTCCTGGCTTATGATT GGGGCATGACTTCAGAATGGTTCACTCTTGAATCCTCACTCATCACACTGGCCATGAGCGTCGCCGCCCTGTTATTTGTCCGGGAACGAACAACAAAAAATGCAAGAAGAATGTTCCATTCGAGCCTCTTATATCTGCCCGTTTTCATGTCAGGCTTGATTTTGCATCGTCTACCGAATGACAACAAGCAAGATCTGTCTCTCCCCAACTCAAACATTATAGCCGAAGAAGACAGAGACATCTCTGAAACTGAATTCCAGAATAAAAGCTACAATCCCCAGGACAAGCAGGTCATGGAGTCCTCTCTTCCCCCAGTTGCCTATGCTTCCATTGCTCCTTTCCCCTTCTTACCAGCTCCACTCTATGCTTCAGATCAATAA
- the LOC120258178 gene encoding uncharacterized protein LOC120258178 — MKASVKLREEQGKAPLLRFKLPIRVLSLPFNTAVSVSSSSAPSDVSFDLKSALPFGPSLKLSYCPSPSDPFSLSLSSGIGVLGSPFDSPLVLSARFSPIAPVSFSLTLKPRLGDFSLKTTAISNPNASPNPKENGGGVYHPIPVPPRERTGLEDLLASGVVAVARTSIPFGRRAAVRLRWGVNMPKPEAVGWGRLPYLTVDKISIEAGERNENEEEKKKIKEKNDLDANATSGMVYWMGREVEELQKENRMIKENVEELKKKVFERRVGKVEPFRGDFDVKRKNPSAAIAKEIEKETKEEAFCCQVQHSSMILV, encoded by the coding sequence ATGAAAGCTTCAGTGAAGCTTCGAGAGGAGCAGGGAAAGGCACCACTGCTGCGTTTCAAGCTTCCGATCAGGGTACTCAGCCTCCCCTTCAACACCGCCGTCTCCGTCTCCTCCTCTTCCGCTCCCTCTGATGTCTCCTTCGATCTTAAGTCCGCCCTCCCCTTCGGCCCTTCCCTCAAGCTCTCCTACTGCCCCTCTCCCTCCGATCCCTTTTCCCTCTCCCTATCCTCCGGCATCGGCGTTCTCGGTTCCCCTTTTGACTCCCCTCTTGTCCTCTCTGCCCGCTTCTCCCCCATCGCTCCCGTCTCCTTCTCCCTCACCCTCAAGCCACGCCTTGGTGACTTCTCTTTGAAAACCACCGCAATCTCTAACCCTAACGCTAGCCCTAACCCTAAGGAGAATGGCGGCGGGGTTTATCACCCGATCCCAGTTCCCCCGCGGGAGCGGACTGGATTGGAGGATTTGCTCGCCTCCGGTGTGGTCGCCGTGGCAAGGACCTCCATCCCATTCGGTCGTCGCGCGGCGGTGCGGCTACGGTGGGGGGTGAACATGCCGAAGCCGGAGGCGGTCGGGTGGGGGAGATTGCCATACTTGACCGTCGATAAGATCAGTATTGAAGCCGGTGAGagaaatgagaatgaagaggagaagaagaaaatcaagGAGAAGAATGATTTGGATGCAAATGCAACGAGTGGGATGGTGTATTGGATGGGGAGGGAAGTGGAGGAGTTGCAGAAGGAGAACAGAATGATCAAGGAGAACGTTGAAGAgcttaaaaaaaaggtttttgaGAGGAGAGTGGGAAAGGTGGAGCCTTTCCGGGGAGATTTTGATGTTAAAAGAAAGAATCCAAGTGCCGCCATTGCTAAGGAAATTGAGAAGGAGACAAAAGAAGAAGCCTTTTGTTGCCAGGTCCAACACTCCTCCATGATCCTGGTTTAG